The following proteins come from a genomic window of Liolophura sinensis isolate JHLJ2023 chromosome 13, CUHK_Ljap_v2, whole genome shotgun sequence:
- the LOC135480302 gene encoding zinc finger protein 567-like, protein MESTESIIPFDISRVKKEPLEIWYESDAVMETSHDLGQENQLRRGVQGSELSAQMKVEPSLYYNSTYHPISLTMSSISLAENRPGKLTGNVESANLTESTTTPQPVPVALFDEQGFIGTYSNRMVLPPEKVVESPSSVWQEHTVAGDTTAPPLVYFDNALDGSMKEDCETSQSNTTQTRVNESSSDHASDHDTVDRFSPPSPEWDEKESSEQFSPTEGSRRGRQRRRQKPAIKTQTSKEYVCYCGQTFTYPSRLKSHMFKVHGQGSHADVRVDDKRHGCTQCGEMFRVPSRLEYHMFKVHGVGDPEKFNISRKPHTCSCGQSFSCPSRLKSHMYKTHGEGSPLDVKVDHKKHMCKECGEMFRVPSRLRYHMFKVHGEGNPQEFCIRAKPHFCTECEKSFHSRARLLHHLFRAHQIGDESNVYHRQKKHVCDQCSRLFLSPSRLKFHLFKVHGMADPVDLPHFPKRYICMTCGKTFSSKQRHRHHLFKEHGKVMLPTYSSKPRTMCVTRVEILFIILLDFDSISTRHME, encoded by the exons ATGGAGTCTACAGAAAGCATTATTCCATTTGACATCAGCCGTGTGAAGAAAGAACCTTTGGAAATCTGGTATGAGTCCGACGCAGTCATGGAGACATCACATGATCTTGGTCAGGAAAATCAACTCCGTCGTGGAGTTCAAGGGTCAGAGTTAAGTGCACAGATGAAAGTAGAGCCATCGCTGTATTATAACTCCACGTATCATCCCATTAGCCTGACCATGAGTTCTATCAGTTTAGCAGAAAACAGG CCTGGAAAACTGACGGGGAATGTTGAGTCCGCGAACTTGACTgaatcaacaacaacaccacaGCCAGTGCCAGTGGCTCTCTTTGATGAACAAGGTTTCATCGGCACATACTCTAACAGGATGGTCTTGCCTCCTGAAAAG GTTGTCGAATCTCCTTCGTCAGTATGGCAGGAACACACAGTGGCTGGGGACACAACAGCCCCACCATTAGTGTACTTTGACAATGCTCTTGATGGTTCCATGAAAGAGGATTGTGAAACTTCTCAGAGTAACACTACACAAACACGAGTTAATGAGTCCAGCAGTGATCATGCAAGTGACCATGATACGGTGGACAGATTCTCTCCTCCATCCCCTGAGTGGGATGAGAAGGAGTCTTCAGAACAGTTTTCTCCTACAGAAGGATCTCGAAGAGGTAGACAACGGCGACGACAAAAACCGGCAATTAAGACTCAAACCTCCAAGGAGTACGTTTGTTATTGTGGACAGACGTTCACCTATCCTTCCAGGCTGAAGTCCCACATGTTTAAAGTTCATGGTCAGGGAAGCCATGCTGATGTCAGAGTAGATGATAAAAGACATGGCTGTACACAGTGTGGAGAAATGTTTCGGGTGCCATCAAGGTTGGAGTACCACATGTTCAAAGTACATGGGGTAGGAGATCCAGAGAAATTCAACATCAGCAGGAAGCCCCACACTTGCTCTTGTGGGCAGTCATTTAGCTGTCCTTCTCGCCTGAAGTCtcacatgtataaaacacacGGGGAAGGAAGCCCCTTAGATGTTAAAGTTGACCATAAGAAACATATGTGTAAAGAGTGTGGAGAAATGTTCCGTGTACCTTCCAGATTGCGGTATCACATGTTCAAGGTTCACGGGGAAGGAAACCCCCAGGAATTCTGCATCAGGGCTAAGCCTCATTTCTGCACTGAGTGTGAAAAATCTTTTCACAGCAGAGCCCGGCTTCTCCACCATTTATTCCGTGCTCACCAGATTGGTGATGAATCAAATGTGTATCATAGGCAGAAGAAACACGTCTGTGATCAGTGCAGCAGACTCTTCCTCAGCCCCTCAAGACTCAAGTTCCACCTGTTTAAAGTTCATGGCATGGCTGACCCAGTAGACCTTCCTCATTTCCCCAAGAGGTATATTTGTATGACCTGTGGCAAAACATTTTCAAGCAAACAACGTCACAGACACCACCTCTTTAAAGAGCATGGGAAGGTGATGCTTCCTACTTATTCCAGCAAGCCAAGAACCATGTGTGTGACTCGTGTGGAAATTCTTTTCATAATCCTTCTCGACTTCGACTCCATCAGTACAAGGCACATGGAATAG
- the LOC135480906 gene encoding zinc finger protein OZF-like has translation MCATCGKSVSSAARLKYHAFYVHREGEPPKIHSPDKKYMCQMCGIAFIKPSRLKVHLYKSHGEGELPSPPKSPNPCPICGKKLSSQYMLNRHVALHVKTGSDDISGEGESDLHKQYDKQYPCLTCGKVFWKAYQLNAHCIQHRTEKPFECDECGKAFKQRSHYNVHLRRHSGERPFLCVKCGKDFMTSQSLKLHSASHTDERPWLCCFCGKGFKTRMTLYRHSKIHDSNRPFRCLVCDQCFSSSGGLKRHMRVHSPARASTGAFTVIKPLNGKEVSDECDDGDGDTCGNMKEAVNRNIKDDESDVHDQNVSVNDSRVNVMDTMSYSDKDDDVKDNVEETDNENNMTDTSDFDEDQNDPEADERSVLDETRDVHDDEDVSDISKEADRIDAPDDVSDENGNDHYDCADPDAYTEGEELRKEKSSFKANNGFGFFQGNKLSTESG, from the coding sequence ATGTGCGCCACATGCGGGAAAAGTGTCTCCAGTGCCGCCCGGCTTAAATACCACGCCTTCTATGTCCACCGGGAAGGGGAACCCCCCAAGATTCACTCTCCAGATAAAAAGTACATGTGTCAGATGTGTGGTATCGCCTTCATCAAGCCTTCGCGGCTTAAAGTCCACCTGTACAAGTCCCATGGTGAGGGAGAGCTTCCATCTCCGCCAAAGTCGCCCAATCCTTGCCCCATATGCGGGAAGAAACTGTCCTCTCAGTACATGTTGAATCGTCACGTGGCCCTCCATGTGAAAACAGGAAGTGATGACATCAGTGGTGAGGGTGAATCAGATCTTCACAAACAGTACGATAAACAGTATCCCTGCCTAACCTGTGGAAAAGTTTTTTGGAAGGCTTATCAACTCAATGCCCATTGTATTCAGCACCGTACGGAAAAGCCGTTTGAGTGCGATGAGTGTGGGAAGGCATTCAAACAGCGCTCacactacaatgttcatctccGAAGACACTCTGGTGAAAGACCGTTTTTGTGCGTCAAGTGTGGAAAGGATTTCATGACTTCACAGTCTCTAAAGCTTCACTCAGCGTCTCACACTGATGAACGTCCCTGGCTGTGCTGTTTCTGTGGAAAAGGGTTCAAAACCCGCATGACGCTGTACAGACACTCAAAGATCCATGACAGTAACAGACCATTCAGATGTTTAGTATGCGACCAATGTTTTAGCAGCAGTGGTGGGTTAAAACGGCATATGAGAGTGCACAGTCCTGCAAGGGCAAGCACAGGAGCATTTACTGTCATCAAACCATTGAATGGAAAAGAGGTGTCTGATGAATGTGATGACGGTGATGGTGATACCTGTGGTAATATGAAAGAAGCTGTTAACAGGAACATAAAAGATGATGAGTCAGATGTTCATGATCAGAATGTAAGTGTGAATGACAGTCGAGTTAACGTGATGGACACTATGTCATATTCTGATAAAGATGATGACGTCAAAGATAATGTTGAAGAAACTGATAATGAGAACAATATGACTGACACATCAGATTTTGACGAAGATCAAAATGATCCGGAAGCTGATGAGAGGAGTGTCCTGGATGAAACGCGAGATGTTCATGATGATGAGGATGTCAGTGACATTTCCAAGGAAGCTGATCGCATCGATGCTCCAGATGATGTATCCGATGAAAACGGAAACGACCACTATGATTGTGCTGATCCTGACGCTTATACAGAAGGCGAGGAACTTAGGAAGGAAAAGTCTAGCTTTAAAGCTAATAATGGTTTCGGTTTTTTTCAAGGAAATAAGCTGTCGACAGAGTCTGGATAA